The segment TGGAGTAAAAGTAAGAGTTCTATTATTATTACTCCAACTAAACTCTCCTTGAATATCAGGGTAGATACTAAAAGCGTTCTCAACAGAAGTTATGTCCATTGGCTTACTGAAGTTTATTACAATATTTTCATCTGTTCCTACACCTGTAGCTTCATTATCTGGAGTACTCGTAGTTACACGAGCATCCGGAATATGATAAAAATGAGCTATTGTCCAAATAATTTGGAAAACCATAATTCCAACGAATGTGTTCACGATGGTTAGTATGTGCATCAACGATACAACTATTACCACTTCCTCCAACTACTATCACTGCATGTTCATACGAATCATTTGGATTATGCCCACCAAAGATAATTACATCACCA is part of the bacterium genome and harbors:
- a CDS encoding Ig-like domain-containing protein is translated as MHILTIVNTFVGIMVFQIIWTIAHFYHIPDARVTTSTPDNEATGVGTDENIVINFSKPMDITSVENAFSIYPDIQGEFSWSNNNRTLTFTP